The Bdellovibrio sp. NC01 genome includes the window GCATAATGCCCCGCTCGACGGGGAGATGTTCCTGTTTAAAAAAAGAGGAGGAAGCTTTATCAGCTTCCTCCTCTAAAAATTCGAGACGTGTAAGCACAAACAACAACCTCAAATTTTTGGCGATTTACCTCTAAATAAACTAATCAAGTAGCTGGCGATCGCTAAAACCAAGAAGACAAAAAGTAATGTCTTACCGATTTCCATCGATACGCCGGCAATTCCTGTCGCGCCTAAAACGAAAGCTACGAGTGCGATCACGAAGAATGTTATTGCTGCGCTAACCATGATGAACTCCTTTTCCGCATTATTACAAACGGGACATTTTAGTACTATGCAATTGAAGGTCCAGATCAACAATGTCTTATAATGCGATATATTGCTTATTAGATGCGTTGTATGACAAATGAGGCAAAAATACCTAAAAAACTTGCGGAATTCTGCCCCCTGGGTTTAAAAAGGACAAAGACAAAGGAAACTCTATGGATAAGCCAAAGACTATTCTTCTGATTGAAGACGATATCGATTTAGCAGAACTGATCACGGCCTTCTTTCGTCAAAAAAATATATCCGTGATTCATTTAGAAGATCCAATGCAGGCGATGAAAGATGTGACGTCGGGTGCGATCAAGTGTGACGCGATCATCACTGACTTGAATCTGCCAAAGATGTCGGGTCTTGATTTCATCAAACAACTTCGCGCTGATGGTCTTTTGATTCCGATTATTTTAATCACAGTTTCAAATGACGTTGATACTGCGGCAGAAGCTATTGAAGCCGGGGCTTATGACTTCGTGGTGAAGCCATTGCATTTCCCACAATTATTAATTTCAGCACAACGTGCATTTAAATATTCAATTCTAAACGCCGAAAATCAAAACTTGCGTGAAACTTTGGATTCAACAAAAGGTCTGAATCCAGAAGGTATCATCGGTAAAAGC containing:
- a CDS encoding DUF1328 domain-containing protein; translation: MVSAAITFFVIALVAFVLGATGIAGVSMEIGKTLLFVFLVLAIASYLISLFRGKSPKI